A single Cucumis melo cultivar AY chromosome 4, USDA_Cmelo_AY_1.0, whole genome shotgun sequence DNA region contains:
- the LOC103486708 gene encoding E3 ubiquitin-protein ligase RHF2A-like: MEEEKDSENRLTSAAAFVEGGIQEACDDACSICLEDFCESDPSTVTACKHEFHLQCILEWCQRSSQCPMCWQSISLKDPTSQELLEAVERERNIRATPVRNTAVFHHPALGNFELQHLPLGVNNSELEERIIQHLAAAAAMGRTHHIGRREGRSRSSSHGRPHFLVFSTHPGGPPEHVSASGVHTEPAGITVASPSSPLTPRGDEPSHHIAQFPSIQTDHVSRSASGSNFSASRRGASSGVRISTSDSPSPNLDRAGPSEFQSFSESLKSRLNAVSTRYKESISKSTRGWKERLFSRNTSMSELGSEVRREVNAGIASVSRMMQRLETREDGVTNQGSNEQGGHNRRESNPENSLNDSSAPTSCAATSAER; this comes from the exons ATGGAAGAAGAGAAGGATTCTGAGAATCGTTTGACATCAGCTGCTGCTTTCGTGGAAGGGGGGATTCAAGAAGCTTGTGATGATGCTTGTAGCATATGCCTTGAGGATTTTTGTGAAAGTGATCCTTCTACG GTTACTGCTTGCAAACATGAGTTTCACCTCCAATGCATCCTTGAGTG GTGCCAGAGAAGCTCTCAATGCCCTATGTGCTGGCAGTCTATCAGCCTCAAGGACCCCACCAG TCAAGAGCTGTTGGAGGCTGTTGAACGAGAGAGGAATATAAGGGCTACTCCAGTGAGAAATACTGCTGTGTTTCATCATCCAGCTCTTGGGAATTTTGAGTTGCAACAT CTACCTCTTGGTGTTAATAATTCCGAGCTTGAAGAGCGAATAATTCAACACCTGGCTGCAGCTGCTGCAATGGGGAGGACACACCATATTGGTAGAAGAGAGGGAAGGAGTAGGTCATCATCTCATGGACGTCCTCACTTCTTGGTTTTCTCCACTCATCCTGGTGGACCTCCCGAGCATGTCTCAGCCTCTGGAGTACACACTGAGCCAGCCGGTATTACCGTTGCTAGCCCATCTAGCCCACTAACACCTCGTGGGGATGAACCATCACATCATATTGCACAGTTTCCTTCTATTCAGACAGATCATGTTTCTCGTTCAGCATCTGGATCTAACTTTTCAGCCAGTCGACGAGGAGCTTCTTCTGGTGTTCG AATCTCCACTAGTGATTCTCCATCTCCAAATCTGGATAGAGCTGGTCCATCTGAATTTCAGTCATTCTCGGAATCTCTAAAATCAAGACTCAATGCAGTGTCCACAAG GTACAAAGAATCGATTTCAAAGAGTACAAGAGGGTGGAAGGAGCGGCTATTCTCTCGCAACACTTCCATGTCAGAACTTGGTTCTGAAGTTCGAAGAGAAGTAAATGCAGGAATTGCCAGTGTATCACGTATGATGCAACGCCTTGAAACTAGAGAGGATGGAGTTACAAATCAAGGTTCTAATGAGCAGGGTGGCCACAATAGAAGAGAGAGCAACCCAGAGAACTCTTTAAACGACAGCAGTGCTCCAACTTCTTGTGCTGCAACATCTGCTGAGCGTTAA
- the LOC103486707 gene encoding fasciclin-like arabinogalactan protein 15 — protein MDSPSHGVSLFFLFLTLFSFPPFSSASLRRNPLPKSPSSTSTAASSQINSNSILVALLDSHYTELAELVEKALLLQTLEDAVGKHNLTIFAPRNEALERELDPEFKRFLLEPRNLKSLQTLLMSHIVPKRVGFNQDRSSSPVRHRTLGDSHLDLKNSDSGKIIVDSAEIVRPNDVVRPDGVIHGIERLLIPRSVQEDFNRRRNLQSISAVLPEGAPEVDPRTHRLKKPAPSVPAGASPVLPIYDALAPGPSIAPAPAPGPGGPHHHFDGERQVKDFIQTLLHYGGYNEMADILVNLTSLATEMGRLVSEGYVLTVLAPNDEAMAKLTTDQLSEPGAPEQIIYYHVIPEYQTEESMYNAVRRFGKVRYQTLRLPHAVMAQEADGSVKFGQGEGSAYLFDPDIYTDGRISVQGIDGVLFPLEEEKAPEKKSNSALKVATKPRRGKLMELTCTMLGAFGQDSHFSSCL, from the exons ATGGATTCCCCATCCCATGGCGTCTCtctctttttcctctttctcacCCTTTTCTCCTTTCCCCCCTTCTCCTCCGCTTCCCTCCGTCGTAACCCACTTCCTAAATCCCCTTCCTCTACCTCTACGGCCGCTTCTTCTCAGATCAATTCCAACTCCATCCTCGTTGCCCTTCTTGATTCACACTACACTGAACTTGCAGAGCTTGTTGAGAAAGCCCTCTTGCTTCAAACCCTTGAGGACGCTGTTGGAAAACACAATCTCACCATTTTTGCACCCAGAAATGAAGCTCTGGAGCGGGAGTTGGATCCTGAGTTTAAGCGATTCCTTCTTGAGCCACGGAATTTGAAATCGCTTCAAACGCTTTTGATGTCTCACATCGTTCCTAAAAGAGTTGGGTTTAATCAGGATCGTTCTTCTTCTCCGGTTCGACATCGAACATTGGGGGATTCCCATTTGGATTTGAAGAATTCTGATTCTGGTAAGATAATCGTTGATTCAGCTGAGATTGTTCGTCCCAATGATGTTGTTCGTCCTGATGGTGTGATTCATGGAATCGAGCGGTTGCTGATTCCTCGTTCTGTCCAAGAAGATTTCAACCGTCGGAGGAATTTACAGTCGATTTCCGCTGTTTTGCCGGAAGGTGCACCGGAAGTCGACCCACGAACTCACCGGTTGAAGAAGCCAGCTCCATCAGTCCCTGCTGGAGCGTCTCCTGTTTTGCCAATCTACGATGCTTTAGCTCCAGGCCCATCTATCGCTCCGGCACCGGCTCCCGGCCCCGGAGGACCCCACCACCACTTCGACGGCGAGCGGCAGGTGAAGGATTTCATCCAAACGCTGCTGCATTACGGCGGCTACAACGAGATGGCTGACATTTTAGTCAATTTGACATCTCTAGCTACAGAGATGGGGAGATTAGTCTCTGAGGGCTATGTTCTTACAGTTCTCGCTCCGAACGACGAAGCTATGGCGAAGCTTACAACCGATCAGCTGAGTGAACCAGGGGCACCGGAGCAGATCATATACTACCATGTAATCCCAGAGTACCAAACGGAGGAGAGTATGTACAATGCAGTTAGGCGATTCGGGAAAGTTCGATACCAAACGCTCCGGCTTCCACACGCTGTCATGGCTCAGGAGGCTGACGGGTCGGTGAAATTCGGACAAGGAGAAGGGTCTGCTTATCTGTTTGATCCTGATATATACACAGATGGTCGGATATCTGTGCAGGGGATTGATGGAGTTCTGTTTCCATTGGAGGAGGAAAAAGCTCCAGAGAAGAAATCAAATTCAGCTCTTAAAGTTGCCACTAAACCAAGAAGAG GGAAGTTGATGGAACTTACATGTACCATGCTTGGAGCATTTGGACAGGACTCTCATTTCTCCTCATGCCTATGA